The Oxyura jamaicensis isolate SHBP4307 breed ruddy duck chromosome 15, BPBGC_Ojam_1.0, whole genome shotgun sequence nucleotide sequence TTCTCCTTCATacagagcacagcagaacaaggcagcagccagctccacACACCCTACCTGCCCCGTGGTGCTGGGAAGAACCATGCCGGATTCCTTTGCCATCCACTTCCTCAAGgtcctgagggagctgctggccttCGTGCTGTTCAGCTACACGGTGCTGGTTGGAGCACTGCTGCTCGCTGGCTGGACGACGTACTTCCTCGTGCTTAAATGACTGCTCcccttctgctccagcagccacagACTGGCCCAAAGCATCAGGCTCCACGCTCAGCACACAGGATGGCCgtcccttcctcctgcaccGACTCtgcaagcattttgttttgttactgcCTAAGcataatcttattttcttatgtaaaaaggaaagattaaaaaaaaaaaaagtatctataCACATGCACCTTTCTGATCTTTGTGGCTCTTGCCAATTCTTTTCCTGTCTCCTAGACATCGTCCCCATTCCCTGGAAGATCTGAAAGCCTCCCAGTAGCTTTGCCCTGAGAGCCCCACCCCGCACCCAGCCCACCCCTAGGgaacagcagcctgcagagtGTGGTGGAAGGATGGGAGGGATGCGACACGATTTGAGCGTGACCAGCATCTCAAATAAACAAGTCTTGCCTTGCCTAGCTCTGCCTCACTGAGGGTGTGAAGGCAGAGATGGAGAAATTACTCGTAATTGCTCTCTAAGTCTTAAAAAAGCCACTTCAAATCAGTGCAAGGTTTCCCCCCATTTACAAGGTACACTtctgtggggagggggcaccaACACCACACCATCCATAGGGCTATTATCATTTGGCAATTTTGAGCATGCAACATTTCTCAATAAATACTTTAGATACGGGGTCAGCTGAGAGATGTAACTGGTACAGCAGTGCCCTGCTAAAGCTAAACTGTgacaagtttctcagagaacagCACGAACTTCTGGTATataggggaaaaacaaaacaaaacaaaacaaaaacaaacaagcataaACACTCGACTAAGGCTTTTCATGTGTAACTATGGAGGAGACCCCAGCAGGGGATTATCACTGGCACAGAACCACCCAAAGCCAACGCAGCACCACATACTCTAACAGTAAAGCCGAAGTACACCAGTGGGGGCACAAAGAGCTGGGCCGCGCCCGGTTCTAAGCCCGGAGCCCAGCAAGTACCTCGGGCTGGGGCCGGGTGAGGGTTTTGAGGCGGCTCGGGGGGTTCTGAGGCCGTTCCTGGGGGTTCTGAGGCCGTTCCGGGGGGGAGTTGAGGCCGCTCAGGGGCCTCAGGCCGTCAGTTACCTCACGGCCGCCCCACGACCGTTACCAACGGCCACTCGCGCGCACACTGCGCACGCGCAGCTCCGCGCCCATCGCCCCCACCGGCCGCCGCGCGCGCCTGACGCCAGTTCCGGCGCCGCGCCCCGACCCAAGATGGCCGCCGCCGGGCGCTGGCTGCGGAGCTGCCGCTCGCTCCTCAGGTACCTGCGCGTGCCACTTGCTTACCGACGAGCGTGttttaaatcctgtttttcAACGTGATTGAGCATTAACAGCGTGCTCGTACAAGAGGCCTGCCTTCCCTCACGGGATCAGCAGTATGCTAGCTTACTGTGCCTGCCTTTTGTTCCTTGTGGCTATAATTAAATAATAGGGCCTTAAACAACCTTGCTCGTTTGCAAATGCAGAAGGCTCCTGCTGACCGGGTCACCTAGAAGAGCCCCCTACGCgttgtttttctctgtgattcCCGTCTCACGCCACGTCCGGGTTGTGTCTGAGCTTGACTCCTGTTTCTTGTGTTGGCAGACGAGGCTTCCCCGTGCTGGCGGCTGCCCGGAGGCAGCGCTGCCTCCCCGGAGGGAGCAGGCGGTGGCAGCAGGCGCtgggcctggggctgggagcggcGCTGTGCGCGGTCCCGGTCATTGAGGTAACGGGTCACGAGGGAGATCCGATGCTTAGAAACAGTTCTAGTCAGAACCACTTGCTTAGCGGTGTACGAGCTAACGCTTAGCTGAGTACCATCCTCGTTCCTTCTCAGGATCACGGGTGGTTAAGCTGCGTAGTTGttaaggaacagaaatgagaaaaatgggGTTTACCTTCAGTAATGTCTTAAAAAAGGTTGCCTTGTTCTACAGAGAAAGGCTAAACACCACTAAGAATTAGGCTGCCAACCTTATAATTACCAGTCTGCTTTTGCTTACCGTTATTTGTTACCGATAACGTATACTGAAAAGTCCTTGTAAAGATGATGCAAATTGGTTGTCTTTCAGAAGCAGAACTCATCTTCTCTCAGTAATGATGCCTTGATTAAAAGAGCGGTTTCTCTGGTAACAGACAGCACTTCCACTCTCCTCTCTCAAACAACATATGCGTTAATTGAAGCACTGACAGAGTATACGAAGGTAAGCTGAGTGATTATGAGTAGTGTGCCCTtacatatttctgcttttcatgcaGTCCAGGCATGTTTGTGTGATCCTGCAAGGAACTGCTGTAGCACAAGTAGGCTTTCAGAGCAGGAGATCGGAGTGGCAGTTACATGCTCTGGATTCCAAAAAGCCCAGAACGATGCAGAGACTCCTGGAGTATGAAAGTTCTGTTTGAGTCAGAGTgtacttcttccttttctcaacATCTTTAAAATTGAAAGTAAACTTAAGAACGCAGTACCTTTGGAactattaaattaatttgtaacCCACTGTATATATTGGGGATTAAATACAGGCAGGttccttcttgttttctgtgactAATTAACAGAAGTTAATGCTGAGAGAACATCAGTGACTTACAGATTTTCCTGTAACTGTGTGAAATGATTCCTTTGCAGGCAGTTTATACACTAGTGTCTCTCTACAAGCAATACGCAAATCTTCTTGGGAAGATGAACTCCGAAGAAGTAGATGCAGTCTGGCAGGTGGTGATAGGAGCCAGAGTTGATGTAAGTAATCATCTCCCTTC carries:
- the DIABLO gene encoding diablo homolog, mitochondrial; translated protein: MAAAGRWLRSCRSLLRRGFPVLAAARRQRCLPGGSRRWQQALGLGLGAALCAVPVIEKQNSSSLSNDALIKRAVSLVTDSTSTLLSQTTYALIEALTEYTKAVYTLVSLYKQYANLLGKMNSEEVDAVWQVVIGARVDMTTKQQEYLRLESSWMTALRLSEMAAEAAYQSGADQASVTARSHIQLVKSQVQEVRQLSQKAETKLAEAQTEELIKAQGEESSLPQGVLGNTDAGEDPYLRED